The Daucus carota subsp. sativus chromosome 7, DH1 v3.0, whole genome shotgun sequence genome window below encodes:
- the LOC108196825 gene encoding uncharacterized protein At1g01500 translates to MDQEDEDSSISPGPTANPKPNLNLYHRIINSPVLHSSSSLEIRLFYVRITPCAVDYVPDHLTLCHLRREIGVSLDINSVKIPASERSAIALRRDRVDKENAEVTYVSTDSVRVTGAVEFEVLEEEEMVLCGSLERIEGSWSGEVGSGWSMDCYIGGIANGSGDSAFFKPKLGISSPSIEVYIAGCCSGVPVILTKTIQVSPRKKNVRHGMLDAIPEDEEVDKERRNGNGLVQNLKIPVTDAEVDDYDPDGKFGQSYYSDDMYPVEDGQLTWFNAGVRVGVGIGLGMCLGVGIGVGLLMRSYQATTRNFRRRFF, encoded by the exons ATGGACCAAGAAGACGAAGATTCATCAATCTCGCCCGGTCCCACCGCAAACCCTAAGCCTAACCTCAATCTCTACCACCGTATCATCAACTCCCCCGTCTTACATTCCTCCAGCTCCCTCGAGATACGCTTGTTCTACGTGCGCATCACTCCCTGCGCCGTCGATTACGTCCCCGATCACCTCACTCTCTGCCACCTCCGCCGCGAAATCGGCGTCTCGCTCGATATCAATTCCGTTAAGATTCCGGCGTCGGAGAGGTCCGCGATTGCGCTGCGGCGAGACCGTGTCGATAAGGAGAATGCGGAGGTTACTTATGTGAGTACTGATAGTGTGAGGGTTACGGGGGCGGTGGAGTTCGAGGTGTTGGAGGAGGAGGAGATGGTGTTGTGTGGGTCGTTGGAGAGGATTGAGGGGAGTTGGAGTGGGGAGGTGGGGAGTGGGTGGAGTATGGATTGTTATATCGGTGGGATTGCGAATGGGAGTGGGGATTCCGCGTTTTTTAAGCCAAAGCTGGGGATTTCGTCGCCGTCGATTGAGGTTTATATTGCGGGGTGTTGTTCTGGGGTGCCGGTTATTTTGACTAAGACGATTCAGGTGAGTCCGAGGAAGAAGAATGTTAGGCATGGGATGCTGGACGCTATTCCGGAGGATGAGGAGGTGGATAAGGAACGGAGGAATGGGAATGGGCTGGTTCAGAATTTGAAAATCccg GTCACAGATGCAGAAGTTGATGATTACGATCCTGATGGTAAATTTGGACAGAGTTACTACTCAGATGATATGTACCCTGTTGAGGATGGCCAGCTTACTTGGTTTAATGCGGGTGTAAGAGTTGGTGTAGGAATAGGGCTTGGGATGTGTCTTGGTGTTGGTATTGGTGTAGGACTGCTCATGCGCTCATATCAAGCAACAACCCGTAATTTTAGGAGGCGTTTTTTTTGA
- the LOC108196664 gene encoding 3-methyl-2-oxobutanoate hydroxymethyltransferase 2, mitochondrial, whose product MATSLVSKPRKALSLVSLAARCMSNIPENTVYGGPKAQTPNQRVTLTQLRQKHRKGEPISMVTAYDYPSAVHLDTAGIDIALVGDSAAMVVHGHDTTLPITVDQMLVHCRAVARGAKRPLLVGDLPFGSYESSTQQAVDTAVRMLKEGEMDAIKLEGGSPSRITAAKAIVDAGIAVMGHVGLTPQAISVLGGFRPQGKNIVSAVKVVETAMALQEAGCFSVVLECVPPPVAAAATSALKIFTIGIGAGPFCSGQVLVYHDLLGMMQHPHHAKVTPKFCKQYGQIGDAINKALTEYKEEVSKGLFPGPAHSPYKISSDDVNGFLKELQKLGLDEAASAASEAAEKMEVTK is encoded by the exons ATGGCAACCTCCCTCGTCTCAAAACCCCGCAAAGCCCTCTCCCTCGTCTCCCTCGCCGCCCGGTGCATGAGCAACATCCCGGAAAACACCGTCTACGGCGGCCCAAAAGCCCAAACCCCAAACCAACGAGTCACTCTCACCCAATTGCGCCAGAAACACCGCAAGGGCGAGCCTATAAGTATGGTCACAGCTTATGATTACCCTTCTGCTGTTCATCTCGATACCGCCGGGATTGACATTGCTCTGGTGGGAGACTCGGCTGCTATGGTGGTTCATGGGCATGATACTACTTTGCCTATTACTGTTGATCAGATGTTGGTGCATTGTAGAGCGGTGGCGCGCGGTGCGAAAAGGCCGCTGCTTGTTGGGGATTTGCCTTTTGGTAGCTATGAGTCTAGTACTCAACAG GCAGTTGATACAGCTGTGAGGATGTTGAAGGAAGGAGAAATGGATGCAATCAAACTGGAAGGTGGATCACCTTCAAGAATTACAGCTGCAAAAGCTATTGTTGATGCTGGAATTGCTGTTATGGGTCATGTAGGGCTTACTCCGCAAGCAATCAGTGTTCTAGGAGGATTTAGGCCACAAGGGAAAAATATTGTTAGTGCTGTCAAG GTTGTGGAGACGGCAATGGCATTACAGGAAGCTGGATGCTTCTCTGTTGTTCTTGAGTGTGTGCCTCCACCTGTGGCTGCAGCAGCAACATCTGCGCTTAAAATTTTCACTATTGGAATCGGGGCTGGTCCATTTTGCAGTGGACAG GTGCTAGTTTACCATGATCTACTGGGCATGATGCAACACCCGCACCATGCCAAG GTCACTCCAAAATTCTGCAAGCAATACGGACAAATTGGAGATGCAATCAATAAAGCTCTTACAGAGTACAAGGAAGAGGTGTCAAAGGGCTTATTCCCTGGTCCTGCCCACAGCCCATACAAAATCAGCAGTGATGATGTTAATGGTTTCTTAAAGGAGTTGCAAAAGTTAGGATTGGATGAGGCAGCATCTGCAGCATCCGAAGCTGCTGAAAAAATGGAGGTAACCAAATAA
- the LOC108194893 gene encoding cytochrome b561 and DOMON domain-containing protein At3g61750-like has protein sequence MAALIYSSLITYALLNLVLVFVLASWGPNSVVRAEENSNGVNAATGGGGLCNINLSAFLPLPYSNLPNMICKPVWNTFVLRYSKAKDDTLTIVLSATYTSGWVGIGFSKDGMMLNSSAIVGWLSEKGFSRIKQYYLAGFTPSEIKPDKGELPLTNVPPFVTVNGATIYLAFQLHIADSSALSRQAILLAFGSRYPLHHRLTLHNDKTVVYTDFSEGKQDSGPISAVPTNIFHTRKTHGVLALLGWGLVLPAGAITARYLRHKDPLWYYLHVALQFTGFLIVVAAVAVGRLLYGRLHASIPAHRGIGFFTLVLSILQVLAFFVRPHVDSKNRRFWNLYHHWFGRIALFFGAVNIVLGIHYADAGNEWKIGYGFLLGTVIFSCIVLEALLRIRRSRKSPVPPPAEFEINSF, from the exons ATGGCAGCGCTGATTTATTCAAGCCTGATCACTTATGCATTGCTAAATTTGGTATTAGTGTTTGTTCTTGCCTCCTGGGGACCGAATAGTGTTGTGAGAGCAGAGGAGAACAGTAACGGTGTTAATGCAGCAACAGGAGGTGGAGGGCTTTGCAACATCAATTTGAGCGCCTTTCTTCCTCTTCCATACAGTAATTTGCCAAACATGATCTGCAAACCTGTTTGGAATACATTTGTACTCCGA TACTCCAAGGCAAAAGATGATACATTGACAATTGTATTATCTGCTACATACACTTCTGGATGGGTTGGAATCGGATTTTCAAAAGATGGAATGATGCTCAATTCCAGTGCAATAGTTGGATGGCTTAGTGAAAAGGGTTTTTCAAGAATCAAGCAATATTATCTAGCTGGATTTACACCTTCTGAAATTAAACCAGATAAAGGTGAATTGCCATTAACAAATGTTCCACCATTTGTGACTGTTAATGGGGCAACAATTTACTTGGCATTTCAGCTCCACATAGCTGACTCATCTGCTCTATCCAGACAAGCAATTCTGTTGGCTTTTGGTTCCAGATATCCACTCCACCATCGCCTAACTCTTCATAACGACAAAACAGTCGTATACACGGACTTCTCTGAAG GTAAACAAGACTCGGGGCCCATTTCCGCTGTGCCTACTAACATTTTTCATACACGAAAGACCCATGGAGTATTGGCCTTGCTTGGCTGGGGTCTAGTTCTCCCGGCAGGTGCAATTACTGCAAGATACCTTAGGCACAAGGATCCTTTATGGTATTATCTTCATGTAGCCCTTCAGTTCACTGGATTTCTTATCGTAGttgctgctgttgctgttggAAGGTTACTATACGGAAGACTTCACGCAAGTATACCAGCACATAGAGGCATTGGATTCTTTACACTTGTCCTCAGTATCCTCCAG GTGTTGGCATTCTTTGTAAGACCCCACGTCGACAGCAAGAACCGCAGGTTCTGGAATCTGTACCATCACTGGTTTGGTAGGATTGCTCTTTTCTTTGGAGCAGTGAATATAGTTTTGGGAATTCATTATGCAGATGCAGGAAATGAATGGAAAATAGGCTACGGATTTCTTCTAGGCACAGTTATATTCTCATGTATTGTACTAGAAGCTTTATTGAGGATAAGAAGGTCGCGTAAATCGCCTGTCCCTCCCCCTGCAGAATTTGAAATCAATTCGTTTTAG
- the LOC108194052 gene encoding uncharacterized protein LOC108194052, whose translation MASAILSYTPSNFQQHNITQHRIPSRICFRPNHPQQIYKFRCTGENTTDNKTSTNSQDSEKNNVVLKVAWYSSELLGIAASVFRPSSKSIEGSSSGRKLSGDGLGGAVDRAMVVETIKDDFQRSYFVTGAVTVDAYEEDCEFADPAGSFKGLSRFKRNCTNFGLLIEKSDMKLTKWENFEDKGIGHWRFSCIMSFPWKPILSATGFTEYYFDAQTGRVNRHVEHWNVPKMALLKQLVKPSKYFWSKKTKDG comes from the exons ATGGCTAGTGCCATTCTCTCATACACTCCCTCAAATTTTCAACAACACAATATAACTCAACACAGAATACCCAGCAGGATTTGCTTTAGGCCGAATCATCCCCAACAAATATATAAGTTCCGATGCACAGGAGAAAATACAACCGACAATAAAACTAGTACTAATTCTCAAGATTCCGAAAAAAATAATGTAGTGCTCAAGGTGGCCTGGTATAGCTCAGAGCTTCTCGGGATCGCTGCTTCTGTATTTCGGCCATCCTCAAAAAGTATTGAAGGTTCTAGTAGTGGccgtaaattatctggtgatGGTTTAGGTGGTGCAGTTGATCGTGCCATGGTGGTGGAGACGATCAAAGATGATTTCCAACGCTCCTACTTTGTTACag GAGCGGTGACAGTTGATGCCTATGAAGAAGATTGCGAATTCGCTGATCCTGCAGGTTCCTTTAAAGGTCTGAGTCGGTTTAAAAGAAATTGTACTAATTTTGGATTACTGATTGAAAAATCAGACATGAAGCTTACAAAATGGGAGAATTTTGAG GACAAAGGAATTGGACACTGGCGTTTTAGCTGCATCATGTCTTTTCCGTGGAAACCAATACTTTCAG CCACTGGTTTTACTGAATACTACTTTGATGCACAAACTGGGAGAGTAAACAG GCATGTGGAGCACTGGAATGTTCCGAAAATGGCTCTGTTGAAGCAACTTGTAAAGCCTAGCAAATATTTCTGGTCAAAGAAAACTAAAGATGGCTAA
- the LOC108196665 gene encoding large ribosomal subunit protein mL46, whose translation MQRCCKNLASSLITRRRFCSKSDEKIVASVLFERLPVIIPKIDPVVYAFQEFSFRWRQQFRRAYPDSFLNKTENRGQGDHNIDYVPAPRVTEADKTNDKKSLQRALDRRLYLLIYGHTYGAAGDEPVWHFPEKIYESEGTLRKCAESALKSVIGDLSNTYFVGNAPMGHMIMPHKENGKELYTLKRFIFKSQVVAANKYDIKKGKDFVWVTKSELLEYFPEQAGYLDKMIIGLL comes from the exons ATGCAGAGATGTTGTAAAAATCTGGCTTCATCTCTCATCACGAGGCGGCGATTTTGTTCAAAATCCGATGAAAAGATTGTAGCTTCAGTGCTTTTCGAGCGGTTGCCTGTTATAATTCCTAAGATCGATCCTGTTGTTTACGCTTTTCAGGAGTTTTC CTTTCGATGGAGGCAGCAGTTTCGCAGGGCATATCCGGACTCTTTTTTGAATAAGACCGAAAATAG GGGACAAGGTGATCACAATATTGATTATGTACCTGCTCCTCGAGTCACTGAAGCTGACAAAACGAATGATAAAAA ATCACTGCAAAGAGCTCTTGACAGAAGACTCTATCTTTTAATATATGGCCACACATATGGGGCTGCTGGAGATGAACCTGTTTGGCATTTTCCTGAGAAAATATATGAATCTGAAGGGACATTGCGCAAG TGTGCAGAGTCTGCATTAAAGTCTGTTATCGGTGACCTTTCCAACACATACTTTGTTGGAAATGCTCCAATGGGACATATGATTATGCCACACAAGGAGAATGGCAAGGAACTTTATACTTTGAAG CgattcatcttcaaatctcaagtGGTTGCGGCCAACAAGTATGATATTAAGAAGGGTAAGGATTTTGTTTGGGTGACTAAGAGTGAACTTTTAGAGTACTTCCCAGAGCAAGCCGGATATTTGGACAAGATGATTATTGGGTTACTATAA
- the LOC108196902 gene encoding pentatricopeptide repeat-containing protein At3g61520, mitochondrial, protein MRSIVSTSKHIHLLNPKTPPLKPSFLRRISTAPPPPQPITTQVLTLLQNDYTTPINTPHLLSLLPSLSPPCYLSLTRQLGSTGAALKFLTFLRAHSPDPPSISLTFQALLELATHSGSSRLPQSDIAEKLKELFKLCRECDIKLTKESGTLLVGFFSRVRMVDEMLDVYNYIGVESRSSDLGDVVVDWLMRGGRFDDALKVFDGMLEANGKGGVERTTVHLVFRELMRRDSKFKNVKDEGIAELVLKCAKIGVFIKGEWLCNLVIGLCRKGNLSKAWSLLHDLMDLGCLDIVSSCNALLTSLERVKDFKRMNLLLQQMKDKGIQPDVVTFGILTKHLCKFHRVDEALDVYQKMVDGSEGILVRPDVVLHNTLISGLCKVGRQEEGLEMVEQMKVKHGCMPNTSTFNSLIDGFCKAGELDRANEIFDLMNKEGILPNIITVNTLVDGFCKHGRVHTGIKFFRQMQGKGLKGNVNTYTSLINAFYKSNNIEKSAELFDEMLDAGCTPDAKVYYTMISGLTNAGRLDDASFIVSKMKKAGFQLDTVAYNVLIGGFCRRKRFDKAVELLADMEDHDVKPDNVTYNTLISYFSESGDFKTARRVMKKMVHDGLVPTVITYGALIHAYCLAGYLDEALTLFDNMCSTSSIPPNNVIYNILINSLCKKGEVDKALSLMNDMKIKGVRPNTNTFNAMFKGLHDKNWLDEALKLMDQMTQQACNPDYITMEILTDWLSTVGQTEKLQNFVKGF, encoded by the coding sequence ATGAGATCAATCGTATCAACATCAAAACACATACACCTCCTCAACCCCAAAACCCCACCCCTAAAACCCTCATTCCTCCGCCGCATCTCCACCGCCCCACCGCCACCCCAACCGATCACAACCCAAGTCCTCACTCTTCTCCAAAATGACTACACTACCCCAATTAACACACCCCACCTCCTCTCTCtcctcccctctctctccccaccTTGTTATCTCTCTCTCACCCGTCAACTCGGCTCCACCGGCGCCGCCCTCAAGTTCCTCACCTTCCTCCGGGCCCACTCACCGGACCCACCTTCCATTTCCCTCACTTTCCAGGCCCTTCTTGAGCTCGCTACTCATTCGGGTTCTTCACGCTTGCCGCAATCAGATATTGCTGAGAAGCTTAAAGAGCTTTTTAAGTTGTGCAGAGAGTGTGATATTAAGCTTACGAAGGAGTCGGGTACTTTGCTTGTTGGGTTCTTTAGTCGGGTGAGAATGGTTGATGAGATGTTGGATGTGTATAATTACATTGGTGTGGAGTCGAGGAGTAGTGATTTGGGTGATGTGGTGGTGGATTGGCTGATGAGGGGCGGGCGGTTTGATGATGCGTTGAAGGTGTTTGATGGAATGCTTGAGGCAAATGGGAAGGGTGGGGTGGAGAGGACGACGGTGCATTTGGTGTTTCGGGAGTTGATGAGGCGGGATTCGAAGTTTAAGAATGTTAAGGATGAGGGGATTGCGGAGTTGGTTTTGAAATGTGCGAAGATTGGTGTTTTTATTAAAGGGGAATGGCTTTGTAATTTGGTTATTGGGTTGTGTAGGAAGGGGAATTTGAGTAAGGCGTGGAGTTTGTTGCATGACTTGATGGATTTAGGTTGTCTGGATATTGTTAGTTCTTGTAATGCGCTTTTGACATCGTTGGAGAGAGTGAAGGATTTTAAGAGGATGAATTTGCTTTTGCAGCAGATGAAGGATAAGGGGATTCAGCCTGATGTTGTCACGTTTGGGATTCTTACTAAGCATTTGTGCAAGTTCCATAGGGTAGATGAGGCGTTAGATGTGTATCAGAAAATGGTTGATGGTAGCGAAGGGATTTTAGTAAGACCAGATGTTGTTCTGCATAATACTTTGATTTCTGGGCTATGCAAAGTGGGGAGGCAAGAAGAAGGTTTGGAAATGGTGGAACAGATGAAAGTGAAACACGGATGCATGCCTAATACATCAACATTTAATAGTTTAATTGACGGGTTTTGCAAAGCTGGAGAACTTGATAGAGCCAATGAGATATTTGATCTAATGAACAAGGAAGGGATTTTGCCAAATATCATTACTGTTAACACTTTGGTGGATGGTTTCTGTAAGCATGGGAGGGTCCATACGGGAATCAAATTTTTCAGACAAATGCAGGGGAAAGGTTTGAAGGGGAATGTGAATACTTATACTAGTTTGATTAATGCTTTCTACAAGTCAAACAATATTGAAAAGTCTGCAGAATTGTTTGATGAGATGTTAGACGCAGGCTGTACTCCAGATGCGAAAGTTTATTACACCATGATCTCAGGTCTGACAAATGCTGGGAGGTTGGATGATGCTAGCTTTATTGTATCGAAGATGAAGAAAGCTGGATTCCAGTTAGATACTGTGGCTTACAATGTTTTAATTGGAGGGTTCTGCCGAAGAAAAAGATTTGATAAAGCTGTTGAGCTACTTGCGGATATGGAAGACCATGATGTTAAACCTGATAATGTTACATATAACACTTTGATTTCATACTTCAGTGAGAGTGGGGATTTCAAGACTGCTCGTAGAgtaatgaagaagatggttcatgATGGTCTTGTGCCCACTGTTATAACCTATGGTGCACTAATTCATGCATATTGCTTGGCAGGCTATCTTGATGAAGCATTAACATTATTTGATAACATGTGCTCTACTTCAAGTATTCCACCTAacaatgttatatataatatactgatCAACTCTCTTTGCAAAAAAGGCGAAGTAGACAAAGCACTTTCGTTAATGAATGATATGAAAATCAAAGGTGTTAGACCAAATACTAACACATTCAATGCCATGTTCAAAGGCCTTCATGACAAAAATTGGCTGGATGAAGCACTTAAGCTTATGGATCAAATGACGCAACAGGCTTGCAATCCTGATTATATTACAATGGAAATTCTCACAGATTGGCTTTCTACTGTTGGTCAAACAGAAAAGTTGCAAAACTTTGTCAAAGGATTCTAG